A genomic region of Glycine max cultivar Williams 82 chromosome 15, Glycine_max_v4.0, whole genome shotgun sequence contains the following coding sequences:
- the LOC100778204 gene encoding uncharacterized protein isoform X4: MGKGIHPCRKNIPKAGFGGNSRIPEAIHCSVVIIYLLLCLKIFLFLVLYIATEIGSGLSDGDHVSLGWHEKDDLKMVVSHLKSNKLVSHIGLWGRSMGAVTSLLYGAEDPSIAGMVLDSAFSNLYDLMMELADVYKIRLPKFTVKMAVQYMRRVIEKKAKFDIMDLNCLLVAPKTFIPVLLGHGNDDQFIQPHHSDLISESYAGDKNIIKFDGDHNSSRPQFFYNSISIFFYNVLHPPHTPRVCKLEKYFDFGDLKTGSAVNESLLYGILSSLQSATTDAASSSSAPPSTSNSITASVSELISKVAPVTAAESMIREEPKHGNNEPGHDEPADMKDEQNDPTEDYFSYCSSTRESWGRCSTLVLSDEESYPDFRDDDNGSEVFATPLGSMREMAADPKEEGKDQKKKKKAERSSKKLKSERFDKWESLSQRLRLCILKGRPKPS, encoded by the exons ATGGGAAAAGGAATTCACCCTTGCAGGAAGAACATACCAAAGGCAGGATTTGGAGGCAA CTCAAGAATTCCAGAGGCTATACATTGCAGTGTAGTCATTATCTACCTTCTCCTTTGCCTGAAGATATTTCTCTTCCTTGTGTTGTATATTGCCACGGAAATAG GGTCAGGCTTGTCTGATGGAGACCATGTTAGCCTTGGTTGGCATGAA AAAGACGACCTCAAGATGGTGGTGTCACATTTAAAAAGCAACAAACTAGTATCTCATATTGGTCTTTGGGGACGATCAATGGGTGCTGTTACTAG CCTTCTTTATGGAGCTGAAGACCCTTCTATTGCTGGAATGGTGTTGGATAGTGCCTTTTCAAACTTATATGATCTAATGATGGAGCTTGCTGATGTCTATAAAATTCGACTTCCAAAGTTCACA GTTAAAATGGCTGTACAATACATGCGGCGGGTTATTGAGAAGAAGGCAAAGTTTGATATCATGGACCTGAACTGTTTGCTG GTTGCACCGAAGACATTCATTCCTGTTTTACTTGGACATGGTAATGATGACCAATTCATTCAGCCTCACCACTCTGATCTCATCTCTGAATCATATGCG GgagataaaaatatcataaaatttgATGGTGATCACAACTCCTCTCGACCACAGTTCTTTTATAATTCAATTTCCATTTTCTTCTACAATGTCCTCCACCCTCCTCACACTCCTAGAGTTTGTAAGCTTgagaaatattttgattttggggATTTGAAGACTGGTTCTGCTGTGAATGAG AGTCTATTATATGGGATACTCTCTAGTCTACAGTCTGCAACTACAGATGCTGCGAGTTCATCTTCTGCTCCTCCAAGCACTTCAAATTCAATCACAGCATCAGTTAGTGAACTTATTTCAAAAGTTGCTCCAGTAACCGCCGCT GAGTCCATGATTAGAGAGGAACCAAAGCATGGAAATAATGAACCTGGCCATGATGAGCCTGCAGATATGAAG GATGAACAAAATGACCCGACTGAAGATTACTTCTCATACTGTAGCTCAACTAGAGAAAGCTGGGGAAGATGTTCTACTTTAGTACTCAGCGATGAAGAATCTTATCCAGATTTCAGGGATGATGATAATGGTTCTGAG GTATTTGCAACACCCCTGGGAAGTATGAGAGAAATGGCTGCAGACCCAAAAGAAGAGGGAAAGgatcagaagaagaagaagaaagctgaAAGATCCTCAAAGAAGCTCAAGTCTGAGAGATTTGACAAGTGGGAGTCCCTCAGTCAACGGCTGCGACTTTGCATTTTAAAGGGAAGACCAAAGCCCTCGTGA
- the LOC100778204 gene encoding uncharacterized protein isoform X5, which produces MIEQFINFIIRPPRAQYDPNQYLWEKEFTLAGRTYQRQDLELKNSRGYTLQCSHYLPSPLPEDISLPCVVYCHGNSGCRADANEAVVILLPSNITVFTLDFSGSGLSDGDHVSLGWHEKDDLKMVVSHLKSNKLVSHIGLWGRSMGAVTSLLYGAEDPSIAGMVLDSAFSNLYDLMMELADVYKIRLPKFTVKMAVQYMRRVIEKKAKFDIMDLNCLLVAPKTFIPVLLGHGNDDQFIQPHHSDLISESYAGDKNIIKFDGDHNSSRPQFFYNSISIFFYNVLHPPHTPRVCKLEKYFDFGDLKTGSAVNEESMIREEPKHGNNEPGHDEPADMKDEQNDPTEDYFSYCSSTRESWGRCSTLVLSDEESYPDFRDDDNGSEVFATPLGSMREMAADPKEEGKDQKKKKKAERSSKKLKSERFDKWESLSQRLRLCILKGRPKPS; this is translated from the exons ATGATTGAGCAATTCATCAATTTCATTATTCGGCCTCCCAG GGCTCAATATGATCCAAATCAGTACCTATGGGAAAAGGAATTCACCCTTGCAGGAAGAACATACCAAAGGCAGGATTTGGAG CTCAAGAATTCCAGAGGCTATACATTGCAGTGTAGTCATTATCTACCTTCTCCTTTGCCTGAAGATATTTCTCTTCCTTGTGTTGTATATTGCCACGGAAATAG TGGATGTAGGGCAGATGCCAATGAAGCTGTTGTTATTCTTCTTCCATCAAATATTACTGTTTTTACTCTTGACTTCTCAGGGTCAGGCTTGTCTGATGGAGACCATGTTAGCCTTGGTTGGCATGAA AAAGACGACCTCAAGATGGTGGTGTCACATTTAAAAAGCAACAAACTAGTATCTCATATTGGTCTTTGGGGACGATCAATGGGTGCTGTTACTAG CCTTCTTTATGGAGCTGAAGACCCTTCTATTGCTGGAATGGTGTTGGATAGTGCCTTTTCAAACTTATATGATCTAATGATGGAGCTTGCTGATGTCTATAAAATTCGACTTCCAAAGTTCACA GTTAAAATGGCTGTACAATACATGCGGCGGGTTATTGAGAAGAAGGCAAAGTTTGATATCATGGACCTGAACTGTTTGCTG GTTGCACCGAAGACATTCATTCCTGTTTTACTTGGACATGGTAATGATGACCAATTCATTCAGCCTCACCACTCTGATCTCATCTCTGAATCATATGCG GgagataaaaatatcataaaatttgATGGTGATCACAACTCCTCTCGACCACAGTTCTTTTATAATTCAATTTCCATTTTCTTCTACAATGTCCTCCACCCTCCTCACACTCCTAGAGTTTGTAAGCTTgagaaatattttgattttggggATTTGAAGACTGGTTCTGCTGTGAATGAG GAGTCCATGATTAGAGAGGAACCAAAGCATGGAAATAATGAACCTGGCCATGATGAGCCTGCAGATATGAAG GATGAACAAAATGACCCGACTGAAGATTACTTCTCATACTGTAGCTCAACTAGAGAAAGCTGGGGAAGATGTTCTACTTTAGTACTCAGCGATGAAGAATCTTATCCAGATTTCAGGGATGATGATAATGGTTCTGAG GTATTTGCAACACCCCTGGGAAGTATGAGAGAAATGGCTGCAGACCCAAAAGAAGAGGGAAAGgatcagaagaagaagaagaaagctgaAAGATCCTCAAAGAAGCTCAAGTCTGAGAGATTTGACAAGTGGGAGTCCCTCAGTCAACGGCTGCGACTTTGCATTTTAAAGGGAAGACCAAAGCCCTCGTGA
- the LOC100778204 gene encoding uncharacterized protein isoform X3, giving the protein MIQISTYGKRNSPLQEEHTKGRIWSSRIPEAIHCSVVIIYLLLCLKIFLFLVLYIATEIGSGLSDGDHVSLGWHEKDDLKMVVSHLKSNKLVSHIGLWGRSMGAVTSLLYGAEDPSIAGMVLDSAFSNLYDLMMELADVYKIRLPKFTVKMAVQYMRRVIEKKAKFDIMDLNCLLVAPKTFIPVLLGHGNDDQFIQPHHSDLISESYAGDKNIIKFDGDHNSSRPQFFYNSISIFFYNVLHPPHTPRVCKLEKYFDFGDLKTGSAVNESLLYGILSSLQSATTDAASSSSAPPSTSNSITASVSELISKVAPVTAAESMIREEPKHGNNEPGHDEPADMKDEQNDPTEDYFSYCSSTRESWGRCSTLVLSDEESYPDFRDDDNGSEVFATPLGSMREMAADPKEEGKDQKKKKKAERSSKKLKSERFDKWESLSQRLRLCILKGRPKPS; this is encoded by the exons ATGATCCAAATCAGTACCTATGGGAAAAGGAATTCACCCTTGCAGGAAGAACATACCAAAGGCAGGATTTGGAG CTCAAGAATTCCAGAGGCTATACATTGCAGTGTAGTCATTATCTACCTTCTCCTTTGCCTGAAGATATTTCTCTTCCTTGTGTTGTATATTGCCACGGAAATAG GGTCAGGCTTGTCTGATGGAGACCATGTTAGCCTTGGTTGGCATGAA AAAGACGACCTCAAGATGGTGGTGTCACATTTAAAAAGCAACAAACTAGTATCTCATATTGGTCTTTGGGGACGATCAATGGGTGCTGTTACTAG CCTTCTTTATGGAGCTGAAGACCCTTCTATTGCTGGAATGGTGTTGGATAGTGCCTTTTCAAACTTATATGATCTAATGATGGAGCTTGCTGATGTCTATAAAATTCGACTTCCAAAGTTCACA GTTAAAATGGCTGTACAATACATGCGGCGGGTTATTGAGAAGAAGGCAAAGTTTGATATCATGGACCTGAACTGTTTGCTG GTTGCACCGAAGACATTCATTCCTGTTTTACTTGGACATGGTAATGATGACCAATTCATTCAGCCTCACCACTCTGATCTCATCTCTGAATCATATGCG GgagataaaaatatcataaaatttgATGGTGATCACAACTCCTCTCGACCACAGTTCTTTTATAATTCAATTTCCATTTTCTTCTACAATGTCCTCCACCCTCCTCACACTCCTAGAGTTTGTAAGCTTgagaaatattttgattttggggATTTGAAGACTGGTTCTGCTGTGAATGAG AGTCTATTATATGGGATACTCTCTAGTCTACAGTCTGCAACTACAGATGCTGCGAGTTCATCTTCTGCTCCTCCAAGCACTTCAAATTCAATCACAGCATCAGTTAGTGAACTTATTTCAAAAGTTGCTCCAGTAACCGCCGCT GAGTCCATGATTAGAGAGGAACCAAAGCATGGAAATAATGAACCTGGCCATGATGAGCCTGCAGATATGAAG GATGAACAAAATGACCCGACTGAAGATTACTTCTCATACTGTAGCTCAACTAGAGAAAGCTGGGGAAGATGTTCTACTTTAGTACTCAGCGATGAAGAATCTTATCCAGATTTCAGGGATGATGATAATGGTTCTGAG GTATTTGCAACACCCCTGGGAAGTATGAGAGAAATGGCTGCAGACCCAAAAGAAGAGGGAAAGgatcagaagaagaagaagaaagctgaAAGATCCTCAAAGAAGCTCAAGTCTGAGAGATTTGACAAGTGGGAGTCCCTCAGTCAACGGCTGCGACTTTGCATTTTAAAGGGAAGACCAAAGCCCTCGTGA
- the LOC100778204 gene encoding uncharacterized protein isoform X2 produces MIQISTYGKRNSPLQEEHTKGRIWRQLKNSRGYTLQCSHYLPSPLPEDISLPCVVYCHGNSGCRADANEAVVILLPSNITVFTLDFSGSGLSDGDHVSLGWHEKDDLKMVVSHLKSNKLVSHIGLWGRSMGAVTSLLYGAEDPSIAGMVLDSAFSNLYDLMMELADVYKIRLPKFTVKMAVQYMRRVIEKKAKFDIMDLNCLLVAPKTFIPVLLGHGNDDQFIQPHHSDLISESYAGDKNIIKFDGDHNSSRPQFFYNSISIFFYNVLHPPHTPRVCKLEKYFDFGDLKTGSAVNESLLYGILSSLQSATTDAASSSSAPPSTSNSITASVSELISKVAPVTAAESMIREEPKHGNNEPGHDEPADMKDEQNDPTEDYFSYCSSTRESWGRCSTLVLSDEESYPDFRDDDNGSEVFATPLGSMREMAADPKEEGKDQKKKKKAERSSKKLKSERFDKWESLSQRLRLCILKGRPKPS; encoded by the exons ATGATCCAAATCAGTACCTATGGGAAAAGGAATTCACCCTTGCAGGAAGAACATACCAAAGGCAGGATTTGGAGGCAA CTCAAGAATTCCAGAGGCTATACATTGCAGTGTAGTCATTATCTACCTTCTCCTTTGCCTGAAGATATTTCTCTTCCTTGTGTTGTATATTGCCACGGAAATAG TGGATGTAGGGCAGATGCCAATGAAGCTGTTGTTATTCTTCTTCCATCAAATATTACTGTTTTTACTCTTGACTTCTCAGGGTCAGGCTTGTCTGATGGAGACCATGTTAGCCTTGGTTGGCATGAA AAAGACGACCTCAAGATGGTGGTGTCACATTTAAAAAGCAACAAACTAGTATCTCATATTGGTCTTTGGGGACGATCAATGGGTGCTGTTACTAG CCTTCTTTATGGAGCTGAAGACCCTTCTATTGCTGGAATGGTGTTGGATAGTGCCTTTTCAAACTTATATGATCTAATGATGGAGCTTGCTGATGTCTATAAAATTCGACTTCCAAAGTTCACA GTTAAAATGGCTGTACAATACATGCGGCGGGTTATTGAGAAGAAGGCAAAGTTTGATATCATGGACCTGAACTGTTTGCTG GTTGCACCGAAGACATTCATTCCTGTTTTACTTGGACATGGTAATGATGACCAATTCATTCAGCCTCACCACTCTGATCTCATCTCTGAATCATATGCG GgagataaaaatatcataaaatttgATGGTGATCACAACTCCTCTCGACCACAGTTCTTTTATAATTCAATTTCCATTTTCTTCTACAATGTCCTCCACCCTCCTCACACTCCTAGAGTTTGTAAGCTTgagaaatattttgattttggggATTTGAAGACTGGTTCTGCTGTGAATGAG AGTCTATTATATGGGATACTCTCTAGTCTACAGTCTGCAACTACAGATGCTGCGAGTTCATCTTCTGCTCCTCCAAGCACTTCAAATTCAATCACAGCATCAGTTAGTGAACTTATTTCAAAAGTTGCTCCAGTAACCGCCGCT GAGTCCATGATTAGAGAGGAACCAAAGCATGGAAATAATGAACCTGGCCATGATGAGCCTGCAGATATGAAG GATGAACAAAATGACCCGACTGAAGATTACTTCTCATACTGTAGCTCAACTAGAGAAAGCTGGGGAAGATGTTCTACTTTAGTACTCAGCGATGAAGAATCTTATCCAGATTTCAGGGATGATGATAATGGTTCTGAG GTATTTGCAACACCCCTGGGAAGTATGAGAGAAATGGCTGCAGACCCAAAAGAAGAGGGAAAGgatcagaagaagaagaagaaagctgaAAGATCCTCAAAGAAGCTCAAGTCTGAGAGATTTGACAAGTGGGAGTCCCTCAGTCAACGGCTGCGACTTTGCATTTTAAAGGGAAGACCAAAGCCCTCGTGA
- the LOC100778204 gene encoding uncharacterized protein isoform X6 yields the protein MIEQFINFIIRPPRAQYDPNQYLWEKEFTLAGRTYQRQDLELKNSRGYTLQCSHYLPSPLPEDISLPCVVYCHGNSGCRADANEAVVILLPSNITVFTLDFSGSGLSDGDHVSLGWHEKDDLKMVVSHLKSNKLVSHIGLWGRSMGAVTSLLYGAEDPSIAGMVLDSAFSNLYDLMMELADVYKIRLPKFTVKMAVQYMRRVIEKKAKFDIMDLNCLLVAPKTFIPVLLGHGNDDQFIQPHHSDLISESYASLLYGILSSLQSATTDAASSSSAPPSTSNSITASVSELISKVAPVTAAESMIREEPKHGNNEPGHDEPADMKDEQNDPTEDYFSYCSSTRESWGRCSTLVLSDEESYPDFRDDDNGSEVFATPLGSMREMAADPKEEGKDQKKKKKAERSSKKLKSERFDKWESLSQRLRLCILKGRPKPS from the exons ATGATTGAGCAATTCATCAATTTCATTATTCGGCCTCCCAG GGCTCAATATGATCCAAATCAGTACCTATGGGAAAAGGAATTCACCCTTGCAGGAAGAACATACCAAAGGCAGGATTTGGAG CTCAAGAATTCCAGAGGCTATACATTGCAGTGTAGTCATTATCTACCTTCTCCTTTGCCTGAAGATATTTCTCTTCCTTGTGTTGTATATTGCCACGGAAATAG TGGATGTAGGGCAGATGCCAATGAAGCTGTTGTTATTCTTCTTCCATCAAATATTACTGTTTTTACTCTTGACTTCTCAGGGTCAGGCTTGTCTGATGGAGACCATGTTAGCCTTGGTTGGCATGAA AAAGACGACCTCAAGATGGTGGTGTCACATTTAAAAAGCAACAAACTAGTATCTCATATTGGTCTTTGGGGACGATCAATGGGTGCTGTTACTAG CCTTCTTTATGGAGCTGAAGACCCTTCTATTGCTGGAATGGTGTTGGATAGTGCCTTTTCAAACTTATATGATCTAATGATGGAGCTTGCTGATGTCTATAAAATTCGACTTCCAAAGTTCACA GTTAAAATGGCTGTACAATACATGCGGCGGGTTATTGAGAAGAAGGCAAAGTTTGATATCATGGACCTGAACTGTTTGCTG GTTGCACCGAAGACATTCATTCCTGTTTTACTTGGACATGGTAATGATGACCAATTCATTCAGCCTCACCACTCTGATCTCATCTCTGAATCATATGCG AGTCTATTATATGGGATACTCTCTAGTCTACAGTCTGCAACTACAGATGCTGCGAGTTCATCTTCTGCTCCTCCAAGCACTTCAAATTCAATCACAGCATCAGTTAGTGAACTTATTTCAAAAGTTGCTCCAGTAACCGCCGCT GAGTCCATGATTAGAGAGGAACCAAAGCATGGAAATAATGAACCTGGCCATGATGAGCCTGCAGATATGAAG GATGAACAAAATGACCCGACTGAAGATTACTTCTCATACTGTAGCTCAACTAGAGAAAGCTGGGGAAGATGTTCTACTTTAGTACTCAGCGATGAAGAATCTTATCCAGATTTCAGGGATGATGATAATGGTTCTGAG GTATTTGCAACACCCCTGGGAAGTATGAGAGAAATGGCTGCAGACCCAAAAGAAGAGGGAAAGgatcagaagaagaagaagaaagctgaAAGATCCTCAAAGAAGCTCAAGTCTGAGAGATTTGACAAGTGGGAGTCCCTCAGTCAACGGCTGCGACTTTGCATTTTAAAGGGAAGACCAAAGCCCTCGTGA
- the LOC100778204 gene encoding uncharacterized protein isoform X1 produces the protein MIEQFINFIIRPPRAQYDPNQYLWEKEFTLAGRTYQRQDLELKNSRGYTLQCSHYLPSPLPEDISLPCVVYCHGNSGCRADANEAVVILLPSNITVFTLDFSGSGLSDGDHVSLGWHEKDDLKMVVSHLKSNKLVSHIGLWGRSMGAVTSLLYGAEDPSIAGMVLDSAFSNLYDLMMELADVYKIRLPKFTVKMAVQYMRRVIEKKAKFDIMDLNCLLVAPKTFIPVLLGHGNDDQFIQPHHSDLISESYAGDKNIIKFDGDHNSSRPQFFYNSISIFFYNVLHPPHTPRVCKLEKYFDFGDLKTGSAVNESLLYGILSSLQSATTDAASSSSAPPSTSNSITASVSELISKVAPVTAAESMIREEPKHGNNEPGHDEPADMKDEQNDPTEDYFSYCSSTRESWGRCSTLVLSDEESYPDFRDDDNGSEVFATPLGSMREMAADPKEEGKDQKKKKKAERSSKKLKSERFDKWESLSQRLRLCILKGRPKPS, from the exons ATGATTGAGCAATTCATCAATTTCATTATTCGGCCTCCCAG GGCTCAATATGATCCAAATCAGTACCTATGGGAAAAGGAATTCACCCTTGCAGGAAGAACATACCAAAGGCAGGATTTGGAG CTCAAGAATTCCAGAGGCTATACATTGCAGTGTAGTCATTATCTACCTTCTCCTTTGCCTGAAGATATTTCTCTTCCTTGTGTTGTATATTGCCACGGAAATAG TGGATGTAGGGCAGATGCCAATGAAGCTGTTGTTATTCTTCTTCCATCAAATATTACTGTTTTTACTCTTGACTTCTCAGGGTCAGGCTTGTCTGATGGAGACCATGTTAGCCTTGGTTGGCATGAA AAAGACGACCTCAAGATGGTGGTGTCACATTTAAAAAGCAACAAACTAGTATCTCATATTGGTCTTTGGGGACGATCAATGGGTGCTGTTACTAG CCTTCTTTATGGAGCTGAAGACCCTTCTATTGCTGGAATGGTGTTGGATAGTGCCTTTTCAAACTTATATGATCTAATGATGGAGCTTGCTGATGTCTATAAAATTCGACTTCCAAAGTTCACA GTTAAAATGGCTGTACAATACATGCGGCGGGTTATTGAGAAGAAGGCAAAGTTTGATATCATGGACCTGAACTGTTTGCTG GTTGCACCGAAGACATTCATTCCTGTTTTACTTGGACATGGTAATGATGACCAATTCATTCAGCCTCACCACTCTGATCTCATCTCTGAATCATATGCG GgagataaaaatatcataaaatttgATGGTGATCACAACTCCTCTCGACCACAGTTCTTTTATAATTCAATTTCCATTTTCTTCTACAATGTCCTCCACCCTCCTCACACTCCTAGAGTTTGTAAGCTTgagaaatattttgattttggggATTTGAAGACTGGTTCTGCTGTGAATGAG AGTCTATTATATGGGATACTCTCTAGTCTACAGTCTGCAACTACAGATGCTGCGAGTTCATCTTCTGCTCCTCCAAGCACTTCAAATTCAATCACAGCATCAGTTAGTGAACTTATTTCAAAAGTTGCTCCAGTAACCGCCGCT GAGTCCATGATTAGAGAGGAACCAAAGCATGGAAATAATGAACCTGGCCATGATGAGCCTGCAGATATGAAG GATGAACAAAATGACCCGACTGAAGATTACTTCTCATACTGTAGCTCAACTAGAGAAAGCTGGGGAAGATGTTCTACTTTAGTACTCAGCGATGAAGAATCTTATCCAGATTTCAGGGATGATGATAATGGTTCTGAG GTATTTGCAACACCCCTGGGAAGTATGAGAGAAATGGCTGCAGACCCAAAAGAAGAGGGAAAGgatcagaagaagaagaagaaagctgaAAGATCCTCAAAGAAGCTCAAGTCTGAGAGATTTGACAAGTGGGAGTCCCTCAGTCAACGGCTGCGACTTTGCATTTTAAAGGGAAGACCAAAGCCCTCGTGA
- the LOC100305626 gene encoding uncharacterized protein LOC100305626, which yields MHSVICNSAVSLSPYHSCRRKPNRLRAKSSLLVQKQDTQLGEPLSDSVSVSRRLILLRHAKSSWDNRSLRDHDRPLSKSGKEDAVRVSRRLQQLGWIPELILSSDAARTKETLKIMQEQVQELVEAEVHFVSSFYSIAAMDGQTAEHLQKIICRYSRDEILTIMCMGHNRGWEEAASMFSGATVELKTCNAALLETAGKSWDEAFATAGFGGWKLQGIIKPSS from the exons atgCATTCTGTAATCTGCAACAGCGCCGTTTCACTTTCGCCTTACCACTCTTGTCGCCGGAAACCTAACCGATTGCGGGCCAAATCCTCTCTGCTCGTTCAGAAACAGGACACCCAACTCGGCGAGCCACTCTCCGACTCCGTCTCCGTCTCGCGCCGCCTCATTCTCCTTCGCCATGCCAAGAGTTCCTGGGATAACCGCTCTCTCCGCG accATGACCGGCCTCTGAGCAAGTCTGGGAAAGAGGATGCTGTGAGAGTTTCCCGCAGGCTCCAACAGTTGGGTTGGATTCCTGAACTTATCTTGTCTAG TGACGCAGCGCGTACTAAGGAGACACTTAAGATAATGCAGGAGCAAGTGCAGGAGCTGGTGGAAGCCGAGGTTCATTTTGTTTCTAGTTTCTATTCGATTGCAGCTATGGATGGGCAAACGGCGGAGCaccttcaaaaaattatttgtagatATTCAAGGGATGAGATACTTACTATAAT GTGCATGGGACATAATAGGGGCTGGGAAGAAGCAGCATCAATGTTTTCTGGGGCCACTGTGGAATTAAAGACGTGCAATGCTGCACTGCTCGAAACTGCTGGGAAATCTTGGGATGAG GCATTTGCCACCGCGGGATTTGGTGGATGGAAGCTTCAGGGCATAATAAAACCAAGTAGCTAG